In Sphingopyxis sp. 113P3, one DNA window encodes the following:
- a CDS encoding 2-hydroxyacid dehydrogenase has product MPDSPRPKRPRVIVTRQLMPHVEARMAELFEVVLSAHDRAFSVEELKAAVADCDVLVPTVTDNITAEILEAAGERLRLIANFGAGVDHIDLAAARAKGIMVSNTPGVFTEDTADMTMALILSVPRRLAEGEKLMRSGKWEGWAPSTMLGHRVGGKLLGIIGMGRIGLAVARRARAFGLSIHYHNRKRLPAEVEQELGASYHASIDTLLRISDVVTIHCPHTSETHEMVNAARIAAMKPTAYLINTARGEIVDEKALIAALKSRRIAGAGLDVYAQEPVVDPELLALDNAVLLPHLASATIEGREASGEKVIANIRAWSDGHRPPDQVLEGWV; this is encoded by the coding sequence ATGCCCGATTCCCCTCGCCCCAAACGCCCCCGCGTCATCGTCACCCGTCAGCTCATGCCGCACGTCGAGGCACGCATGGCTGAGCTGTTCGAGGTCGTGCTATCGGCGCACGACCGCGCTTTTTCGGTCGAGGAGCTGAAAGCCGCGGTGGCGGACTGCGACGTCCTGGTGCCGACGGTGACCGACAATATTACCGCTGAAATTCTCGAGGCTGCCGGGGAGCGGCTGAGGCTGATCGCCAATTTCGGTGCCGGGGTCGATCACATCGACCTCGCCGCGGCGCGCGCGAAGGGCATAATGGTGTCCAACACGCCGGGCGTCTTTACCGAAGACACCGCCGACATGACGATGGCGCTGATCCTCAGCGTCCCTCGCCGGCTCGCTGAAGGCGAAAAGCTGATGCGCTCGGGCAAGTGGGAGGGCTGGGCGCCGAGCACGATGCTTGGCCACCGCGTCGGAGGCAAATTGCTTGGCATCATCGGCATGGGTCGCATCGGGCTCGCGGTCGCACGCCGCGCCCGCGCCTTTGGCCTGTCGATCCACTATCACAACCGCAAACGCCTGCCCGCCGAAGTCGAGCAGGAGCTGGGCGCGAGCTATCATGCGAGCATCGACACGCTGCTTCGCATCAGCGACGTGGTGACGATCCACTGTCCGCACACGAGCGAGACGCACGAGATGGTGAACGCCGCGCGCATTGCGGCGATGAAGCCGACCGCCTATCTCATCAACACCGCGCGCGGCGAGATCGTCGACGAAAAAGCGCTGATCGCGGCGCTCAAGAGCCGCCGGATTGCCGGCGCGGGGCTCGATGTCTATGCTCAGGAGCCGGTGGTTGACCCCGAACTGCTCGCGCTCGACAATGCCGTCCTCCTTCCCCACCTTGCCTCGGCGACCATCGAAGGCCGCGAGGCTTCGGGCGAGAAGGTCATCGCCAACATCCGCGCCTGGAGTGACGGCCACCGTCCGCCCGACCAGGTGCTCGAGGGGTGGGTTTGA
- a CDS encoding SH3 domain-containing protein, whose product MTSRRFALILLSLAIIGPAAAQSSSPELPYWASISVDEARMRKGPSPDVPVIWEYRRRDLPVKVIARHENWRKVEDPDGTQGWMAARLLSRTRTAIVTGGVRPMRQSPDPAAVVSYRAEAGVVGRITDCKKGWCLFDVKGKRGWIETDHIWGD is encoded by the coding sequence ATGACCAGCCGAAGATTTGCCCTGATTTTGCTCAGTCTTGCCATCATCGGCCCCGCCGCCGCTCAGTCTTCCAGCCCCGAGCTGCCCTATTGGGCCTCGATCAGCGTCGACGAGGCGCGGATGCGAAAGGGGCCGTCACCCGACGTGCCTGTGATCTGGGAATATCGGCGCCGCGACCTCCCGGTGAAGGTGATTGCGCGGCATGAAAACTGGCGCAAGGTCGAGGATCCCGACGGCACCCAAGGCTGGATGGCTGCGCGCCTCTTGAGCCGCACCCGAACGGCGATCGTCACCGGCGGGGTGCGTCCGATGCGCCAGTCGCCCGATCCTGCAGCGGTGGTCTCCTATCGCGCCGAGGCCGGCGTGGTGGGGCGCATTACCGATTGCAAGAAGGGCTGGTGCCTGTTCGACGTCAAGGGCAAGCGCGGCTGGATCGAAACCGACCATATCTGGGGCGACTGA
- a CDS encoding RcnB family protein, whose product MKKMKFLTAGLIVAMTVPAAAQAQTGELRRDRQEIREQKRDVHQAIRRGDARDVRKQQRDLREARKEYREDLRDWRRDNRYQSWRAPFKYQQFRVGSTLRPTYYAPVYRLNYDSRWGLPKAGRNLAYVRHYNDLLLVNVRSGKVIKVYYNHFRWR is encoded by the coding sequence ATGAAGAAGATGAAATTTCTCACCGCCGGCCTGATTGTCGCGATGACGGTCCCCGCGGCGGCTCAGGCGCAGACCGGTGAACTTCGCCGCGACCGCCAGGAGATCCGCGAGCAGAAGCGCGACGTGCATCAGGCCATACGCCGCGGCGACGCCCGCGACGTGCGCAAGCAGCAGCGCGACCTGCGCGAGGCGCGCAAGGAATATCGCGAGGATTTGCGCGACTGGCGCCGCGATAATCGCTATCAGAGCTGGCGCGCACCCTTCAAATATCAGCAGTTCCGGGTGGGATCGACGCTGCGGCCCACCTATTATGCGCCGGTCTACCGGTTGAACTACGACAGCCGCTGGGGCCTGCCGAAGGCGGGACGAAATCTCGCTTATGTCCGCCATTATAACGACCTGCTGCTGGTCAACGTACGCAGCGGCAAGGTGATCAAAGTCTATTATAACCACTTCCGCTGGCGCTGA
- a CDS encoding thiolase family protein, translated as MTATDPVVFLSYARTPMGSMQGALSDASATDLGATAVKAAVERAGVNGDDIERIYMGCVLPAGLGQAPARQAAIKAGLPKSVQATTVNKVCGSGMQTVIMGAEALAAGSIDLVVAGGMESMTNAPYILKKHRSGARIGHDTAYDHMFLDGLEDAYEAGRAMGTFAQDTADAYQLSREAQDEYTLESLGRAKAAIADGAFASEIAPVTIAGRKGDVVVDTDEAPGKAMPDKIPTLKPAFAKDGTITAATSSSISDGAAAVVLTRQSVAEAKGKRPVAKLVAHAAHAQEPKDFTIAPIGAINKVLAKAGWTIGDVDLFEINEAFACVAMFAMHDLGIPREKINVHGGATALGHPIGASGTRIITTLIAALQRHGKTRGIASLCIGGGEATAVAVELV; from the coding sequence ATGACCGCCACCGATCCCGTCGTTTTCCTCTCCTATGCCCGCACCCCGATGGGAAGCATGCAGGGCGCATTGTCGGACGCGAGCGCGACCGATCTGGGCGCCACCGCGGTCAAGGCGGCGGTCGAGCGCGCGGGTGTCAACGGCGACGACATCGAACGCATCTACATGGGCTGTGTCCTGCCCGCCGGTCTCGGACAAGCTCCCGCGCGGCAAGCTGCGATCAAGGCGGGCCTCCCCAAGTCGGTCCAGGCAACCACTGTCAACAAGGTGTGCGGTTCGGGGATGCAAACCGTGATCATGGGCGCCGAGGCGCTTGCAGCGGGCAGCATCGACCTCGTCGTTGCAGGCGGCATGGAATCGATGACCAACGCACCCTACATCCTCAAGAAGCACCGTTCGGGCGCGCGGATCGGGCACGACACCGCCTACGACCATATGTTCCTCGACGGGCTCGAGGATGCCTATGAGGCGGGGCGCGCAATGGGCACATTCGCGCAGGATACAGCCGACGCCTATCAGCTCAGCCGCGAGGCGCAGGATGAGTACACGCTGGAGTCGCTTGGCCGCGCCAAGGCAGCGATCGCCGACGGCGCCTTTGCGAGCGAAATCGCGCCGGTGACCATCGCCGGTCGCAAAGGTGATGTCGTCGTCGATACCGATGAAGCGCCGGGCAAGGCGATGCCCGACAAGATCCCGACGCTGAAGCCGGCCTTTGCCAAGGACGGCACCATTACCGCCGCAACCAGCAGCTCGATTTCGGACGGTGCCGCCGCAGTTGTTCTGACGCGGCAATCGGTAGCCGAGGCGAAGGGTAAAAGACCGGTGGCCAAGCTCGTCGCGCATGCCGCGCATGCACAGGAGCCCAAGGATTTCACCATTGCCCCGATCGGCGCAATCAACAAGGTTCTGGCCAAGGCAGGCTGGACGATCGGTGATGTTGACCTGTTCGAAATCAACGAGGCTTTCGCCTGCGTTGCAATGTTTGCGATGCACGATCTTGGCATCCCGCGCGAGAAGATCAATGTGCACGGGGGCGCGACGGCGCTCGGCCATCCGATCGGGGCGAGCGGCACCCGCATCATCACGACGCTGATCGCGGCGCTGCAACGCCACGGCAAGACGCGGGGCATCGCGAGCCTGTGCATCGGTGGCGGCGAAGCGACCGCGGTCGCCGTCGAGCTGGTTTGA
- a CDS encoding peroxiredoxin, with the protein MTIQLGQIAPDFEQDSTQGPIRFHEWLGSSWGLFFSHPKDFTPVCTTELGEVARLRPEWDKRGVKPIGLSVDPVHSHKSWEEDIEDTQGQKLDFPMIADADQKVATLYGMIHPDSDPTVTVRAVYVIDPDKKVRLTLTYPPSTGRNFSEILRAIDSLQLTDAQSVATPVNWAPGEEVIVSPKLSDEEAKRRFPQGFRTLRPYLRYVDLETSR; encoded by the coding sequence ATGACCATTCAACTCGGACAGATCGCGCCCGATTTCGAGCAGGACAGCACCCAAGGACCCATTCGCTTCCACGAGTGGCTCGGTTCGTCATGGGGGTTGTTCTTCAGCCATCCCAAGGATTTTACGCCGGTATGCACGACCGAACTCGGCGAGGTCGCGCGGTTGCGGCCCGAATGGGACAAGCGGGGCGTGAAACCGATCGGTCTGTCGGTGGATCCCGTTCATTCGCACAAGAGCTGGGAAGAAGACATAGAAGACACCCAGGGACAAAAGCTCGACTTCCCCATGATCGCTGACGCGGACCAGAAGGTCGCAACGCTCTACGGCATGATCCATCCCGACTCCGATCCAACGGTGACCGTGCGCGCAGTCTATGTGATCGATCCCGACAAGAAGGTCCGGCTGACCCTCACCTATCCGCCGAGCACCGGCCGCAATTTCTCGGAAATCCTGCGCGCCATCGACAGCCTGCAGCTGACCGACGCGCAGTCGGTGGCAACGCCGGTGAACTGGGCGCCGGGCGAGGAGGTCATCGTCTCTCCAAAGCTTTCGGACGAGGAGGCGAAGCGGCGCTTCCCTCAAGGCTTCCGTACCCTCCGGCCCTATCTGCGTTACGTTGACCTTGAGACATCGCGCTGA
- a CDS encoding coniferyl aldehyde dehydrogenase — MASVIESEAQRMDQVLAAQRTSFTAAMPESLAVRADRIDRAIALLIDHADEFAKAVSEDFGHRSREQTLMTDILPSVSALKHAKKHMSGWARGEKRKPTFPLGLFGAKAEVVFQPKGVVGVVSPWNFPVGMVFVPMAGILAAGNRAMIKPSEFTENVSTLMARLVPDYFDETEMAVFTGGADVGVAFSRLAFDHLIFTGATSVGKHIMRAAADNLVPVTLELGGKSPTFIGRSADKMLAGQRVAMGKLMNAGQICLAPDYLLVAEEQEGDVIDGVTKGAAALYPTMLANDDYTSVVNGRNYDRLQSYLADAREKGAEVIEVNPANEDFASANGHKMPLHIVRNPTDDMKVMQEEIFGPILPVKTYRSIDDAIDYVNAHDRPLGLYYFGQDKSEEERVLTRTISGGVTVNDVVFHNAMDDLPFGGIGPSGMGNYHGLDGFRTFSHARAVYRQPKLDVAGLAGFKPPYGKATAKTLARQLKK; from the coding sequence ATGGCGTCGGTAATCGAGAGCGAAGCGCAGCGCATGGATCAGGTGCTTGCGGCGCAACGGACGAGCTTCACGGCGGCCATGCCCGAAAGCCTGGCCGTGCGGGCAGACCGCATCGACCGCGCGATCGCTCTGCTTATCGACCATGCAGATGAGTTTGCAAAAGCGGTGAGCGAGGATTTCGGACATCGCAGCCGCGAACAGACCCTGATGACCGACATCCTCCCCTCGGTCAGCGCCCTGAAGCACGCGAAGAAGCATATGTCGGGCTGGGCAAGGGGAGAGAAACGCAAGCCAACTTTCCCGCTCGGCCTGTTCGGGGCCAAGGCGGAGGTCGTATTTCAGCCCAAGGGCGTCGTCGGTGTGGTCTCGCCGTGGAACTTTCCGGTTGGCATGGTCTTCGTGCCGATGGCGGGCATCCTCGCCGCCGGAAACCGTGCGATGATCAAGCCGAGCGAATTCACCGAAAATGTCTCCACGTTGATGGCGCGCCTCGTTCCCGACTATTTCGACGAGACCGAGATGGCGGTCTTCACCGGCGGGGCCGATGTTGGCGTGGCATTCTCGCGCCTCGCGTTCGACCATCTGATCTTCACAGGAGCGACGAGCGTGGGCAAGCACATCATGCGCGCCGCGGCGGACAATCTGGTGCCGGTGACGCTCGAACTAGGTGGCAAGTCGCCGACGTTCATCGGACGCAGCGCCGACAAGATGCTTGCGGGTCAGCGCGTCGCGATGGGCAAGCTGATGAACGCCGGGCAGATCTGCCTCGCGCCCGACTATCTTCTTGTTGCAGAGGAACAGGAAGGCGACGTGATCGACGGGGTCACCAAGGGTGCGGCCGCGCTCTATCCGACGATGCTGGCCAATGACGATTACACCTCGGTCGTGAACGGCCGCAACTACGACCGGCTTCAGTCCTATCTGGCGGACGCGCGCGAGAAGGGTGCCGAGGTGATAGAGGTCAACCCTGCGAACGAGGATTTCGCGAGCGCCAACGGGCATAAGATGCCGCTGCACATCGTGCGCAATCCGACCGACGATATGAAGGTCATGCAGGAGGAGATATTCGGGCCCATTCTGCCGGTGAAGACCTACCGTTCGATCGACGATGCAATCGATTATGTGAACGCACACGACCGCCCCCTCGGTCTCTATTATTTCGGGCAGGACAAGAGCGAGGAGGAGCGGGTTCTGACGCGGACGATTTCGGGCGGGGTCACGGTCAACGATGTCGTGTTTCACAACGCCATGGACGATCTGCCTTTCGGCGGTATCGGGCCCTCGGGCATGGGCAATTATCATGGACTCGATGGCTTTCGCACCTTCAGTCACGCGCGCGCCGTCTATCGCCAACCAAAGCTCGACGTTGCTGGCCTCGCGGGGTTCAAGCCCCCCTATGGCAAAGCAACCGCGAAGACGTTGGCGCGACAGCTCAAGAAATAG
- a CDS encoding FABP family protein, giving the protein MMLVPDDIFTEPDDIDPDTLARLGPLRRLAGIWEGHRGVDINPKADGPETRQYYERIELQPIDPQANGPQLFYGLRYHAHINTPEEDISFHDQVGYWLYEPATGLILQTLAIPRGQIAIAAGHAEPDARRLVLTAERGTSEYGICSTTFLELAFRTDKYQISVDFHDDGDWSYVLDTTLVIKGQSEPFIHRDTNRLTKIAEPDLNPWAKIARAATKATSGV; this is encoded by the coding sequence ATGATGCTGGTTCCGGACGATATTTTCACTGAACCCGATGATATCGATCCCGACACTTTGGCTCGGCTCGGGCCTCTACGCCGTCTTGCGGGCATCTGGGAAGGACATCGCGGGGTCGACATCAACCCAAAGGCCGACGGCCCTGAAACGCGCCAATATTATGAGCGGATCGAGTTACAGCCGATCGACCCGCAGGCGAACGGACCGCAGCTCTTTTATGGGCTGCGCTATCACGCCCATATCAACACCCCCGAGGAGGACATCAGCTTTCACGACCAGGTCGGATATTGGCTCTACGAGCCTGCGACCGGCCTGATCCTCCAGACGCTCGCGATCCCGCGCGGCCAGATTGCGATAGCCGCGGGGCATGCCGAGCCCGACGCGAGACGCCTCGTGCTAACAGCCGAGCGCGGCACCAGCGAATATGGAATCTGCTCAACGACTTTCCTCGAACTCGCGTTCCGGACCGATAAATATCAGATCAGCGTTGATTTCCACGACGACGGCGACTGGAGCTATGTCCTCGACACCACATTGGTGATCAAAGGGCAGAGCGAGCCTTTTATCCACCGCGACACCAACCGGCTCACGAAGATCGCCGAACCTGACCTTAATCCCTGGGCAAAGATCGCGCGCGCCGCGACAAAAGCGACATCAGGCGTTTGA
- the aguB gene encoding N-carbamoylputrescine amidase: MSRSITVAALQLPLPGPVGPNIDAVSALVEEAAAQGAQIILPPELFEGPYFCQVEEEELFAGARPTAEHPSVIAMQTLAAKLNVAIPTSFFEKDGQHYYNTLAMIGPDGAILGTYRKSHIPDGPGYEEKYYFRPGNTGFKVWDVFGTRIGIGVCWDQWYPETARAMALMGAELLFYPTAIGSEPYDADLDTSRMWRRAMQGHAVSNCMPVIAANRIGREGDADFYGHSFITNEWGDLTQAFEREETGALVETIDLDRTAKHRAGMGFFRDRRPQLYGRLVEDI, translated from the coding sequence ATGTCCCGCAGCATCACCGTCGCCGCATTGCAGCTTCCCCTGCCGGGCCCTGTAGGGCCCAACATCGATGCCGTCTCGGCGCTTGTCGAGGAAGCGGCGGCCCAGGGAGCACAGATCATCTTGCCGCCTGAACTCTTCGAAGGGCCCTATTTTTGCCAGGTCGAGGAGGAAGAATTGTTCGCGGGCGCGCGCCCGACCGCGGAACATCCGAGCGTAATCGCGATGCAGACGCTCGCCGCGAAGCTCAACGTCGCGATTCCCACGAGCTTCTTCGAAAAAGATGGACAGCATTACTATAACACGCTGGCGATGATTGGGCCCGATGGCGCGATCCTCGGGACGTATCGCAAGAGCCATATCCCGGATGGGCCTGGATATGAGGAAAAATATTATTTTCGTCCCGGCAACACGGGTTTCAAGGTCTGGGATGTTTTTGGAACGCGAATCGGAATCGGCGTGTGCTGGGACCAATGGTATCCCGAAACGGCGCGCGCGATGGCGCTGATGGGCGCGGAACTGCTTTTCTATCCGACCGCGATCGGGTCGGAACCCTATGACGCGGATCTTGACACCAGTCGCATGTGGCGCCGCGCGATGCAGGGACATGCCGTGTCGAACTGCATGCCCGTCATCGCCGCCAACCGCATCGGACGCGAGGGCGACGCCGACTTCTACGGCCATAGCTTCATTACAAACGAATGGGGCGACCTGACACAGGCGTTCGAGCGCGAGGAAACGGGCGCGTTGGTGGAGACGATCGACCTTGATCGCACCGCAAAGCACCGCGCCGGCATGGGTTTCTTTCGCGACCGGCGGCCGCAACTCTATGGCCGGCTGGTCGAGGATATCTGA
- a CDS encoding agmatine deiminase family protein produces MSLRMPAEWAPHEAVWIGFPHLAEEWAGHIDAARRDVAAFANAVHDGGRGEEVRLVVNDTAQAEIAARLVEAGVLILVQSLGDIWLRDTGPIIAGTGATRRARNFRFNWWGDKFVMPGDLEVGAELGAKSGLPVDEQDWVLEGGGIDVDGTGLAVTTEECLLHPNRNPSLTREDIAVRLHQSLGIERILWLGKGLTGDHTDGHVDNLARFVGEGRLAIPAPADSNDPNAAIYTDARTRAEAFEGVEIVDLPSPGRIEIEGEIAAASYMNFYIGNSVVVVPTYGSANDAAAVDALAALFPERRTVGIDARGILIGGGSFHCSSQQLPA; encoded by the coding sequence ATGAGTCTGAGAATGCCCGCCGAATGGGCGCCCCACGAGGCGGTGTGGATCGGATTCCCGCACCTCGCCGAGGAGTGGGCCGGTCACATCGACGCCGCGCGCCGCGACGTCGCGGCTTTCGCAAATGCCGTACATGATGGCGGGCGCGGCGAAGAGGTGCGGCTCGTCGTCAACGACACGGCGCAGGCGGAGATCGCGGCGCGACTCGTCGAAGCTGGCGTCCTCATCCTCGTTCAGTCGCTGGGTGATATCTGGCTACGTGACACGGGGCCGATCATCGCCGGCACAGGGGCAACGCGGCGAGCGCGCAATTTTCGCTTTAACTGGTGGGGCGACAAATTCGTCATGCCGGGCGATCTGGAGGTCGGCGCGGAGCTTGGCGCGAAAAGCGGCCTGCCCGTTGATGAGCAGGACTGGGTGCTCGAGGGCGGCGGCATCGACGTCGATGGCACCGGGCTGGCCGTGACGACCGAGGAGTGTCTCCTCCACCCCAACCGGAACCCATCGCTGACCCGTGAGGATATCGCCGTACGGCTGCATCAATCGCTTGGTATCGAGCGGATCCTCTGGCTCGGCAAAGGTCTGACGGGTGACCACACCGATGGCCATGTGGACAATCTGGCGCGTTTCGTGGGTGAAGGCCGGCTTGCTATCCCCGCCCCGGCAGACAGCAATGATCCCAACGCTGCGATCTACACCGATGCCCGCACGCGCGCTGAAGCTTTCGAAGGTGTCGAGATCGTCGACCTTCCCTCACCCGGCCGCATCGAAATCGAGGGTGAGATTGCAGCAGCAAGCTACATGAACTTCTATATCGGCAACAGCGTCGTGGTTGTTCCGACCTATGGTTCGGCGAACGATGCCGCGGCCGTCGACGCGCTTGCGGCGCTTTTTCCGGAGCGCCGCACCGTCGGCATCGACGCGCGCGGAATCCTCATCGGCGGCGGGAGCTTCCATTGCTCGAGCCAGCAGCTTCCGGCATAG
- a CDS encoding M28 family metallopeptidase: MLRFTPAPLAAAALLALAACNASTDKTASGAGVLPPVELPELSLPTLQEVTKELSQDSYEGRAPGTAGEEKTVSYLIRKFTEAGLKPGNNGSWTQDVPLVEITAKNVSPLSFAGGKTPMSLKYGADFVAASYRVQAQISVRDSDVVFVGYGINAPEKGWNDYAGVDVKGKTVVILINDPDWQTKEAKGEFNGRAMTYYGRWTYKFEEAARQGAAAALIVHDTEPAAYGWNVVESSWTGTQYLADSKNGGADQTAANGWIQLDKAKQLFASAGQDFDALREAAKKKGFKAVALAGVQASLSFDNEIAKKMSRNVIGVLPGTKRPDEYVLYTAHWDHLGRCAPVDGDDICNGAVDNATGVAGLVTMAEAYQKAGAPDRSVVFLAVTAEESGLLGSKYYAENPVFPLAQTVGGVNMDALSPAGPAKDIVVVGRGKSELDAYLEKIAATAKRTVVNEPTPEKGFYYRSDHFSFAKLGVPMFNFGSGEDLVDGGTEAGKKASEDYEEHRYHAPGDEYEAIANWDGMLADLQLYYAAGRMLAMTDAWPNWLEGDEFRAARDKSRAAGKQ, translated from the coding sequence ATGCTTCGTTTCACCCCCGCCCCGCTCGCGGCCGCTGCGCTATTGGCGCTTGCCGCGTGCAACGCCTCTACCGACAAGACGGCCAGCGGTGCTGGCGTACTCCCCCCCGTCGAGCTTCCCGAGCTGTCGCTTCCCACGCTCCAGGAGGTCACGAAGGAGCTTTCGCAGGACAGCTACGAAGGGCGCGCGCCAGGAACTGCTGGTGAAGAAAAGACGGTTTCCTATCTGATCAGGAAATTCACCGAAGCAGGACTCAAGCCCGGCAACAACGGAAGCTGGACTCAAGACGTGCCGCTTGTTGAAATCACCGCAAAAAATGTCAGCCCACTCAGCTTCGCTGGCGGCAAGACGCCGATGTCGCTCAAATATGGAGCCGACTTCGTCGCCGCCAGCTATCGCGTTCAGGCGCAGATTTCGGTCAGGGACAGCGACGTCGTTTTCGTCGGCTACGGCATCAACGCGCCGGAGAAGGGCTGGAACGACTATGCCGGAGTTGACGTGAAAGGAAAAACGGTCGTCATCCTCATCAACGATCCCGACTGGCAGACGAAAGAAGCAAAGGGTGAGTTCAACGGCCGCGCCATGACCTATTACGGCCGGTGGACCTACAAGTTTGAAGAAGCGGCACGGCAAGGCGCCGCGGCGGCGCTGATCGTCCACGATACCGAACCCGCCGCCTATGGTTGGAACGTTGTCGAATCGAGCTGGACCGGCACCCAATATCTCGCCGACAGCAAGAACGGCGGCGCGGACCAGACCGCCGCCAATGGTTGGATCCAGCTCGACAAGGCGAAACAGCTTTTCGCAAGCGCCGGGCAGGATTTCGACGCACTGCGCGAAGCCGCGAAGAAAAAGGGTTTCAAGGCGGTGGCGCTTGCCGGGGTCCAAGCCTCGCTAAGCTTCGACAACGAGATCGCGAAGAAAATGTCGCGCAACGTCATCGGCGTGCTGCCGGGTACGAAGCGACCCGACGAATATGTTCTCTACACCGCGCACTGGGATCATCTTGGTCGCTGTGCGCCCGTCGATGGCGATGATATCTGCAATGGCGCGGTTGACAATGCGACTGGGGTTGCAGGACTGGTGACGATGGCAGAGGCTTACCAGAAGGCTGGCGCACCCGACCGGAGCGTCGTGTTCCTCGCGGTAACCGCCGAGGAATCGGGCCTCCTCGGCTCGAAATATTATGCCGAGAATCCGGTCTTCCCGCTCGCGCAGACCGTCGGCGGAGTGAATATGGACGCGCTGAGCCCCGCAGGCCCCGCAAAGGACATCGTGGTCGTGGGCCGGGGCAAGTCCGAACTCGACGCTTATCTCGAAAAAATCGCGGCGACCGCGAAGCGAACGGTGGTCAACGAACCCACCCCCGAGAAGGGCTTCTATTATCGCTCTGACCATTTCAGCTTTGCAAAGCTCGGCGTGCCGATGTTCAACTTTGGCAGCGGTGAGGATCTGGTCGATGGCGGCACCGAAGCCGGCAAGAAGGCCTCGGAGGATTATGAGGAGCACCGGTATCACGCACCCGGCGATGAATATGAGGCAATTGCGAACTGGGATGGCATGCTCGCTGACCTTCAGCTCTATTATGCCGCAGGACGGATGCTCGCGATGACCGACGCGTGGCCGAACTGGCTCGAGGGTGATGAGTTCCGCGCTGCCCGCGACAAGTCGCGCGCGGCGGGAAAGCAATAA